The proteins below come from a single Microbacterium sp. SLBN-154 genomic window:
- a CDS encoding AIM24 family protein → MKATIAGTTMPVLELTLDPGERIIAEGGDVSWLTPGFDIQTSTAFGSGGKGGFMSGLKRIVGGGQLFLTQYTAQTPGSFVAFAAQLPGTIREIAVDPQDQFMVQSGAYMASTPDVEVSVGLQKKLGAGIFGGAGVVFQKLAGNGTAWVQLAGEIVEYDLPAGQSLLIHPGHLALYRAEMPLEFASIKGIKNKFFGDSLFLAQLHGPGHVWLQSMTPAKLAAAIEPYLPEKSGDSN, encoded by the coding sequence ATGAAGGCGACGATCGCGGGAACGACCATGCCGGTTCTCGAGCTGACCCTCGACCCCGGGGAGCGGATCATCGCCGAGGGCGGCGACGTCTCGTGGCTCACCCCGGGATTCGACATCCAGACCTCGACGGCCTTCGGTTCGGGCGGGAAGGGCGGCTTCATGAGCGGCCTGAAGCGCATCGTCGGCGGCGGACAGCTCTTTCTCACCCAGTACACCGCACAGACGCCGGGGAGCTTCGTCGCGTTCGCCGCGCAGCTGCCGGGCACGATCCGCGAGATCGCCGTCGATCCGCAGGACCAGTTCATGGTGCAGTCGGGCGCGTACATGGCCAGCACGCCCGACGTGGAGGTCTCGGTGGGTCTGCAGAAGAAGCTCGGTGCGGGCATCTTCGGCGGCGCGGGCGTCGTCTTCCAGAAGCTCGCCGGCAACGGCACCGCATGGGTGCAACTCGCGGGTGAGATCGTCGAGTACGACCTGCCGGCGGGGCAGTCGCTCCTCATCCACCCGGGCCACCTGGCGCTCTACCGCGCCGAGATGCCGCTGGAATTCGCCAGCATCAAGGGCATCAAGAACAAGTTCTTCGGCGACTCGCTCTTCCTCGCGCAGCTGCACGGCCCCGGCCACGTCTGGCTGCAGTCGATGACCCCGGCCAAGCTGGCCGCGGCGATCGAGCCCTACCTGCCCGAGAAGTCGGGCGACAGCAACTGA